GCCACCGGTTGTTCTGCACCGATTTTCCCGCACAGGCCCAAGCTGGCTGGCACGGTTTCTGCTGCTGCCCCGTGGCATGGGTGCCACTCCACGACGATACGACGCTCGGATGAGCGTACTGATCTGCTGCCCGGACCGCCTCTCCTTGCACCTGCTTGAACAGCAGGTGTATCAGGCCGGCCATCGGCCAATCTGCTGCATACACGCGGACAGAGTGCTGGAAACAGCCCGTGAGCAGCTTCCCGACAGCATTCTGGTCGTTCACGATCCGCCTGCTTCAGACGGCATAGCCCTGGCCGGACAGATACGGGGGAACTATACCTGCCCGCTTGTCCTGGCAGCCGATCATTGGGACGGGGAGCTGGCAAAAGCGGCAACTTCTGCAGGATATGCCGCTTTTCTCGGCATGCCGGCAACCGGGACCTCGCTTGTGCCGGCCCTGCTGCAAGCCGAAGCAGGGCACAACGAGCTGCGGTACCTGAAAGACCGGGTGGCAGAACTGGAGCAGCGTCTGGCGGAGCGAAAGCTGGTTGAAAAGGCAAAAGGCATGGTGATGCTCCAGCAGCAGCTCAGCGAAGAGCAGGCGTTCCGTACCCTGCGCAGCGAGGCCATGCGTCGCAGGATCAGCCTGGCGAGGCTGGCGGAAGAGCTGTTAGCGTCAAAGGACACGGGACGCGATCGATAGTCACACCTGCACATTCCCGGCCCCTGCTCTCCCTGCCGGACTGGCCAGCACCAGGCGCTCCGCATGCTGCTCCAGCTCCGTCAGCAGTTTTTTGTCCATCTTTTTAAGCCAGCGCCGGGGGATCGCCTCCATGCCGTAATAGGCGCCGGCCAGCATCCCCGTAATCGCTCCGGTGGTGTCGGCATCCCCGCCCTGATTCACCGTACCCACCAGACACTCCTCAAAACTCCTGCCCCTGAAAAAGTGGTGGAACACGGTCTGCATCGTATCCGCCACATAGGCTCCGGCCAATCCACGATACGGCTCAAAGGCGAATGAGGGGAAGCGGGCCACCAGTCCGTCGACCTCCCGGCGAAGCCGAGCCTTTGAAAATCCCCGCAGGATCAGGTGCAGCAGGCTGCCGAGGCAGATGCAGGCGGCGTCGGAGAGGTGCTGATGATGGGTGATCCGGGCCTGTTCAAGGGCATATTTCTTCATCAGCTCCGTATCGGGTAACGACAGCAGGGCTGCGGGCAGCATCCGCATGACGGCGCCGTTGCCGCCGTCCCACGTGTTGTAGGGGACTTCAAGGGTACCGTGCAACATGAAGGAGCGGATTCCCTTGCGGCAGGTATCGCCGCAATCCACCGGCCGGGACTTCAGCCAGACGGCAAATTCCTGGGCAATGGCCTCGCGGGACCAGCCCTGGGCCTTGTTGACTGCCCTGGCGATACAGAGCGCCATTTCGGTGTCGTCAGTCACCTGCCCCGGCTGCAGCCGCAACCAGCCGCCACCTGAAATCTCCTTGAAAACACCGTGTTGGGCGGCAATCTCCGCTGCCGTCATGAATTCAACCGTGGCCCCCAGGGCATCCCCGATTGCCATACCGACAAAGGCAGCCCTGGCTCGGTCAGTAAGTTCGCGCATATCGAGCTGGAGGATCATGTCATGACGTCAAGCAAAGACTGTTCCCAGAATGTCATGCTGCTGCAATCAGATTCGCGTTCCTTGTGCCAAAGCTTTCATCGTGCAACGTTACCGGACCGGACCGTGCTGCATGCAAAATAAGCAGCACGCCAGGCCGGCTGCAATAACATCCTGGTATTATTAGGCTTGGCAAACTGGCACGCTCTGTGCCTCACCGGATACGGAGCTCAGGCAACGGCGCCTGCGGGGGAATTCCCCTGCGGCGCCGTTTTCATTGAAAGGAGCAGACACCATGGCAACCATATGCGAGCAGATGAAGAAGGTTCATGGCCATCCCTGTTTTGGAGGCGGCACACATACAACCGGCCGGATGCATCTGGCAGTGGCCCCGGCCTGCAACATCAAGTGCGGTTACTGCACCCGCAAGCACGACTGCGCCAATGAATCACGCCCCGGCGTCACCAGTCGGCTCCTGACGCCGCAACAGGCGCTTGCAAAAGTGCGGGAGGTCATGGCTTCGCCGGTCCTCGGCCCCACCATGAAGGTGGCCGGCATTGCCGGCCCCGGCGATCCGCTGGCCAATCAGCAGACCTTCGAGACCTTCCGGCTGATCGGCGAAGCGTTTCCGGAACTGATGAAATGCATGAGCACCAACGGCCTGCTGCTGCCGGAGTCACTGGACCGGCTGCTGCAGGCCGGTCTGCACAGCCTGACCGTCACCATCAATGCCGTGGAGGCAGCCACGGCGGCAAAGATCTACCGCCATATCTGCTACCACGGCCGCCGCTACAGCGGCAGGGAGGCGGCGGAGATCCTGCTGGCACGCCAGTACGAAGGGGTGCAGCGGGCCTGTGCACTGGGCCTGGTGGTCAAGGTCAACACCGTGCTGATACCGGGCATCAACGACCGGGAGATCCCGCAGATTGCCGAACGGATCAAAGACATGGGGGCCTTGGTGATGAACGTCATGCCGTTGATCCCCCAGGCGGAACTTGCCGGCATTGCCGCCCCGACCCCTGAATACCTGGACCGGGTACGCAACGACAACGAACGGATCATCGGCCAGATGCGCCATTGCAGGCAGTGCCGGGCCGATGCGATCGGCCTGCTGTAGGAGCGCTGCGGAGGACCAGCATGCGGATAGCCCGTTTCACCCCTGATGATATCCACCCCTTTCTTGCCCTGGCAAAGGACGAAGGCTGGATAAGCCACCGCCGGGAACTGGCCTTTCTGTTGGAACGATCCCCCAACGGCTGCCTGGTCTGCCATGAGGACAACCAGGCCCTGGGGTTCGTGACCGCCGTCCGTCATGAGCGTTCCGGCTGGATCGGCAACCTGCTGGTACGGCCCGGCTCACGGGGACGGGGCATCGGCAGCGCCCTGTTCCGGCAGGCTATGGAGGTACTTGCGCTGGAGGGTGCGGTAACCGTCTGGCTGACGGCATCAGCGGCAGGACGTCCACTGTACGAACGCAACGGGTTCCGCTGCTGCGACACCATCCGGCGCTGGGAGCGCGACGGGGCAGGCAGGCCGAAACATCCGGCAACCACACCGCTCCTGCCGGACTGGCGGGCCATCGACTACCTGGGCTGGGGCGATGCGCGGGACGCTCTGCTCGGCTATGCGGCTGCCGGCGGCAGCGCGCTGGGTGCGGAGCAGGGATTTCTGATGCTGCAGCCCCTCGGCGGCTGCAGCCAGATCGGCCCCTTCGGTGCCCTGGTCGGCAGCACGGCCGAAGCGTTGCTGGACCAGGTTGTTGCCGCATCGGAGGAACGACTGCTGCTGGACGTTCCGGCCGCCAACCGTGCGGCCCCCCGGATGCTTACCGCCAGACGGTTCACCGTCATGGGCGAGGCGGACCTGATGTACGCGGGTAAGCCGCCCGCCTACCATCCGGAATGCATTTACGGTCTGGCCAGCATGGGAAGCATCGGATAACCGAAAGGAGGGTGCCGTGATCAGCGCCACCGACATCATCATCGACGACACCACCCTGCGGGATGGCGAACAGACTGCCGGGGTGGTCTTCTCCCGGTCTGAAAAACTGGCCATCGCCCGGATGCTGGACAGCATCGGCGTGCAGGAGATCGAGTGCGGCATCCCGGCCATGGGCCGGGATGAGCAGGACAGCATCCGTGCCCTGGTGGAGCTGGGCCTTGCCGCCCGTCTGATCACCTGGAACCGGGCACTGGTCCCGGAGATACGGGCCAGCCTCGACTGCGGCGTCACTGCCGTGGATATATCCCTTTCCGTTTCCGACCAGATGATCGAGCGCAAGCTGAAAAAGGACCGCTGCGCCGTGACGGAGCAACTGAAGGCCGCGCTGGGCTTTGCCAAGGATCACCATCTGTATGTCTCCGTGGGTGGCGAGGATGCGGGACGGGCCGACCTTTCCTTTCTGGTGGAACTACTGGAGATCACCCGCGCACTGGGGGGCGACCGCTTCCGCTTCTGCGACACCCTGGGCATGCTGGACCCGTTCACCATGTTCGAGAGGGTGGCGTTCCTGCGGGCTGCGGTGCCGGAGGTAGCGATAGAAGTACATACCCACAACGACCTGGGCATGGCCACCGCCAACGCCATTGCCGGCATCCGGGCCGGTGCCCGTTTTGTGAACACCACGGTCAACGGCCTGGGTGAACGGGCCGGTAACGCCGCCCTGGAAGAGGTGGTGATGGGCCTGAAACATGCCTGCGCTATTGACACCGGCATCAACACCCACCGCTTCCGGGAGCTGTCGCTGATGGTGGCTAAGGCGTCACGGCGCCACCTGCCCGCCTGGAAACCGGTGGTGGGCAAGCGGGTCTTTGCCCACGAATCCGGCCTGCATGCCGACGGCGTGCTGAAAGACCCGTACAATTACGAGGGATTTGATCCGGCAGAGGTGGGGTTATCCCGCCAGATCGTGGTGGGTAAACATTCCGGCTGCAGCGGTATGATCGAACGCTATCGCAAGCTGGGTATCGTGCTTTCCCGGCCGGATGCCGACCTGCTGCTGCCGGTGATCCGTCACGAAGCCCTGCGCCGCAAGCGTGATCTGAAAGATCGGGAGCTGATGGAGATTTACCTGGCTGGAGCGGCGCTGTTGCAGGCGGCTTAGGGGCTTCAGAAATCAGCCTGAAAGGAGACACCGGCATGTGCATCGCAGGAGAGAATTTCGTCACCATGGGGGAGGCAGCGGCCTATCTTGCAACAACCGAAACCAGAATCCTGCTGCTGCTGAAAACGCAGGAGCTGCGCGGAAAGCAGGTGGAAGACGCCTGGTTTGTGGACAAGGCATCGCTGCAGCTCTGCGGCAAACCCAAGCCGTCCGACTTCGGCACAACCGGCTGCGGCGGAGGGTGCGGCAGCGGCGGCTGCGCTGGACAGTGACTGACAGGAGCACGCACCCATGCTGACCATCAAGGCATCTGACCTGAAATTTAAATACCCCCGGGATACCGCCCGCCGTAACGAGCCGAAATTCTCCGGTCTGCCGGACCCGGCAACCTTCAACCGGAACGATCTGTACGAGGTGCTGCCGATGATGGCAGCAGCCATGGATGAGCTGGGTTCGGTTGATGGCGAGGTGCTGCATCTGCTGGAGGACATTCTGAACACAATGCCCGGTTTCATCGTCAGCCGCGAAGAGGTATTCAACTATCTGACGGGCTGTGCCAGAGAGGTGTTGTACTGAGTGCTGGCGCACTGTTGGAAAATGCAAACATCGGCTGGACCGGGGGGGAGGGGGGAGATGCCGTATCTCT
The window above is part of the Trichlorobacter ammonificans genome. Proteins encoded here:
- a CDS encoding ANTAR domain-containing response regulator, with the translated sequence MSVLICCPDRLSLHLLEQQVYQAGHRPICCIHADRVLETAREQLPDSILVVHDPPASDGIALAGQIRGNYTCPLVLAADHWDGELAKAATSAGYAAFLGMPATGTSLVPALLQAEAGHNELRYLKDRVAELEQRLAERKLVEKAKGMVMLQQQLSEEQAFRTLRSEAMRRRISLARLAEELLASKDTGRDR
- the draG gene encoding ADP-ribosyl-[dinitrogen reductase] hydrolase yields the protein MILQLDMRELTDRARAAFVGMAIGDALGATVEFMTAAEIAAQHGVFKEISGGGWLRLQPGQVTDDTEMALCIARAVNKAQGWSREAIAQEFAVWLKSRPVDCGDTCRKGIRSFMLHGTLEVPYNTWDGGNGAVMRMLPAALLSLPDTELMKKYALEQARITHHQHLSDAACICLGSLLHLILRGFSKARLRREVDGLVARFPSFAFEPYRGLAGAYVADTMQTVFHHFFRGRSFEECLVGTVNQGGDADTTGAITGMLAGAYYGMEAIPRRWLKKMDKKLLTELEQHAERLVLASPAGRAGAGNVQV
- a CDS encoding radical SAM protein, giving the protein MATICEQMKKVHGHPCFGGGTHTTGRMHLAVAPACNIKCGYCTRKHDCANESRPGVTSRLLTPQQALAKVREVMASPVLGPTMKVAGIAGPGDPLANQQTFETFRLIGEAFPELMKCMSTNGLLLPESLDRLLQAGLHSLTVTINAVEAATAAKIYRHICYHGRRYSGREAAEILLARQYEGVQRACALGLVVKVNTVLIPGINDREIPQIAERIKDMGALVMNVMPLIPQAELAGIAAPTPEYLDRVRNDNERIIGQMRHCRQCRADAIGLL
- a CDS encoding GNAT family N-acetyltransferase, which translates into the protein MRIARFTPDDIHPFLALAKDEGWISHRRELAFLLERSPNGCLVCHEDNQALGFVTAVRHERSGWIGNLLVRPGSRGRGIGSALFRQAMEVLALEGAVTVWLTASAAGRPLYERNGFRCCDTIRRWERDGAGRPKHPATTPLLPDWRAIDYLGWGDARDALLGYAAAGGSALGAEQGFLMLQPLGGCSQIGPFGALVGSTAEALLDQVVAASEERLLLDVPAANRAAPRMLTARRFTVMGEADLMYAGKPPAYHPECIYGLASMGSIG
- the nifV gene encoding homocitrate synthase; this encodes MISATDIIIDDTTLRDGEQTAGVVFSRSEKLAIARMLDSIGVQEIECGIPAMGRDEQDSIRALVELGLAARLITWNRALVPEIRASLDCGVTAVDISLSVSDQMIERKLKKDRCAVTEQLKAALGFAKDHHLYVSVGGEDAGRADLSFLVELLEITRALGGDRFRFCDTLGMLDPFTMFERVAFLRAAVPEVAIEVHTHNDLGMATANAIAGIRAGARFVNTTVNGLGERAGNAALEEVVMGLKHACAIDTGINTHRFRELSLMVAKASRRHLPAWKPVVGKRVFAHESGLHADGVLKDPYNYEGFDPAEVGLSRQIVVGKHSGCSGMIERYRKLGIVLSRPDADLLLPVIRHEALRRKRDLKDRELMEIYLAGAALLQAA